A single region of the Drosophila takahashii strain IR98-3 E-12201 chromosome 2R, DtakHiC1v2, whole genome shotgun sequence genome encodes:
- the LOC108069987 gene encoding UDP-glycosyltransferase UGT5-like produces MEIKVAKMQFVILIYLFLAGNFYSQLELAEGSKILAVYAFPGKSHYMMHTALIRELVESGHQVTMISAFSLEKEQLGSNYTEILIEPVYDFWHDVKLNFGAQHLFELTRMTNYDFLKMLEIIGLKTTEHALRQPKVRALIHAKEKEGVFDLLVAEQFYQEAFLALAHVYKIPVVTTSTLGYENHMSQMMGLITPWSFVPHGFMPFTDRMSFLERVKNSYVSFYEDIDRLLNYFPKMDAVAREFFGPVLAEVPKVKHMEREISVMLLNSHAPLTTSRPTVDAMVPVGGMHIYPPKALPADMQKFLDGASEGAIFFSLGSNVQSKDMPVEMLRLFLQVFGSLKQRVLWKFEDESIRQLPENVMVRKWLPQADILAHRNVKAFITHGGLFGTQEGVHYAVPMLGIPFYCDQHLNMNKAVLGGYAISLHFQSITEEILRQSLLQLIHNTTYKENVQRVSNIFRDRPLEPRKSAVYWIEYVIRHRGAPHMRSAGLDLNWFQFYLLDVVAFVAVIALAGILALSLAIRLLMGSNKKHKKAKKN; encoded by the exons ATGGAAATTAAAGTTGCAAAGATGCAGtttgtaatattaatttatctcTTCCTGGCTGGAAATTTCTATTCCCAGCTAGAATTAGCCGAGGGTTCTAAAATACTGGCTGTGTACGCCTTTCCAG GCAAATCGCACTATATGATGCACACAGCTTTGATAAGGGAACTCGTCGAAAGTGGCCACCAGGTGACCATGATAAGTGCCTTTTCCCTGGAGAAAGAGCAGCTCGGCAGCAATTACACGGAGATCTTGATAGAACCGGTCTATGATTTTTGGCACGACG TTAAGCTGAACTTTGGAGCCCAGCACTTATTTGAGCTGACCCGCATGACCAACTATGATTTCCTAAAAATGCTAGAGATCATCGGGCTAAAGACCACGGAGCATGCTCTACGACAGCCCAAGGTTCGGGCACTCATTCATGCGAAGGAAAAGGAGGGGGTTTTTGATCTTCTCGTGGCCGAGCAGTTCTATCAGGAGGCCTTCTTGGCCCTGGCTCACGTATACAAAATACCCGTAGTCACGACGAGTACCTTGGGCTATGAGAACCACATGAGCCAGATGATGGGTCTGATTACACCTTGGTCCTTTGTGCCTCACGGCTTCATGCCCTTCACCGATCGCATGAGTTTCCTTGAGCGGGTTAAGAACTCCTATGTATCGTTCTATGAAGATATCGACAGGTTGCTCAACTATTTCCCAAAAATGGATGCGGTTGCCAGGGAGTTTTTTGGCCCCGTTCTAG CTGAGGTGCCAAAAGTCAAGCACATGGAAAGGGAAATCTCAGTGATGCTGCTCAACAGTCACGCCCCGCTGACCACGTCACGTCCCACGGTGGATGCCATGGTGCCGGTGGGCGGCATGCACATCTATCCCCCAAAAGCTCTGCCGGCTGACATGCAAAAGTTCTTGGATGGCGCCAGCGAGGGGGCCATCTTCTTCAGCCTGGGCAGCAATGTCCAGAGCAAGGATATGCCGGTGGAGATGCTGCGCCTGTTCCTGCAGGTATTCGGTTCCCTCAAACAGCGGGTGCTGTGGAAATTCGAGGACGAGAGCATTCGCCAGTTGCCGGAAAATGTGATGGTGCGGAAGTGGCTGCCCCAGGCGGATATTCTCGCCCATCGCAACGTGAAGGCTTTCATCACCCACGGCGGACTGTTTGGCACCCAGGAGGGAGTTCACTATGCTGTTCCCATGCTGGGCATACCCTTTTACTGTGATCAG CACCTGAACATGAACAAAGCCGTTTTGGGTGGCTATGCCATTAGCCTGCACTTCCAGTCGATTACCGAGGAGATCCTCCGACAATCCCTGCTCCAACTCATCCACAATACCACCTATAAGGAGAACGTTCAGAGGGTCTCGAACATTTTTCGCGATCGTCCGCTGGAGCCGCGCAAAAGTGCCGTCTATTGGATCGAATATGTCATCCGGCATCGGGGTGCTCCGCACATGCGATCCGCAGGCCTGGATCTCAACTGGTTCCAATTCTATTTGCTGGATGTGGTGGCCTTCGTGGCCGTCATTGCTTTGGCTGGAATTCTGGCTCTCTCTTTGGCTATTAGATTGCTGATGGGCAGTaacaaaaagcacaaaaaggctaagaaaaattaa
- the LOC138912220 gene encoding UDP-glycosyltransferase UGT5-like — KSCSFLPILILSLVLLQQLEMSVGHRILAAFFFPARSHFMITHAIIRELVNQGHAVTFITPFSLAKENLGPNFKEVLIPQYDFWPETKQSTKTNSILEMSDVPSFTFIKLVQLMGIRSTDFAFEQPGIQAIINEKNKVGKYDLLLAEQFFNEGALILGHLYQIPIITVSTFGYANYLSQLFGIVSPWSYVPHVFMPYTDRMSLWERISNAAISAADDLSRQFSYYPGQDAVLKKHFSKLLDRVPTIKELERNISAILLNTYMPLASARPMAYNMIPVGGLHIQLSKALPEDLQKFLDGATHGAIYFSLGSQVRSADLPPEKLKIFLDVFGSLKQRVLWKFEDESLPNLPANVKVQSWLPQADILAHPNVKVFIAHGGLFGTQEAVYNGVPILGMPVYSDQHHNINQGKKAGYALGLDYRSITVEELRALLLELIENRKYANNIKKASKVFRDRPLGAMDTAMYWINYVIEHHGAPHLVAAGVELPWYQFYLLDIIVLGIAIIILPVIAVIFIWRMNFKTKRD, encoded by the exons AAATCATGCAGTTTTCTGCCTATCCTGATCTTGAGCCTAGTGCTTCTTCAGCAACTGGAAATGTCGGTTGGCCATCGAATTCTGGCCGCTTTCTTTTTTCCAGCCAGGAGCCACTTTATGATAACCCACGCAATTATACGGGAGCTGGTAAACCAAGGACATGCAGTTACTTTCATTACTCCGTTCTCCTTAGCTAAAGAAAATCTGGGACCAAACTTTAAGGAGGTACTGATTCCTCAATACGATTTCTGGCCAGAGA CTAAGCAATCAACCAAGACCAACAGCATTTTGGAGATGAGCGATGTGCCTAGTTTTACCTTTATTAAGCTGGTCCAACTGATGGGTATCCGAAGCACGGACTTTGCCTTCGAGCAGCCGGGAATTCAGGCCATAATTAATGAAAAGAATAAGGTTGGCAAGTACGATCTTCTGCTGGCGGAGCAGTTCTTCAACGAGGGTGCTCTGATCCTAGGACACCTTTACCAGATTCCCATCATAACGGTTTCGACCTTTGGCTATGCCAACTACCTCAGCCAGCTTTTTGGTATAGTGTCTCCATGGTCGTATGTCCCACATGTCTTTATGCCCTACACGGATCGGATGTCGCTGTGGGAGAGAATTTCAAATGCTGCCATCAGTGCTGCAGATGATCTTAGCAGGCAGTTCTCCTACTACCCCGGTCAGGATGCCGTCCTAAAGAAACACTTCTCCAAACTGCTCGATAGAGTTCCGACCATAAAGGAACTAGAGCGAAATATCTCTGCTATCCTATTGAACACCTACATGCCATTGGCTTCGGCTAGACCCATGGCATATAATATGATCCCTGTGGGTGGACTGCATATTCAGCTATCGAAGGCGTTGCCGGAGGACCTTCAGAAGTTTCTGGATGGAGCTACCCATGGAGCTATTTACTTCAGCTTGG GCTCCCAAGTACGCAGTGCTGATCTCCCGCCCGAAAAGCTGAAGATATTCCTGGACGTCTTTGGCAGTCTGAAACAGCGTGTTCTTTGGAAGTTCGAGGATGAATCTCTGCCCAATCTGCCGGCCAATGTGAAGGTGCAGAGTTGGTTACCTCAGGCCGACATCCTGGCGCATCCCAATGTCAAGGTGTTCATTGCCCATGGTGGACTCTTCGGAACCCAGGAAGCGGTGTACAATGGAGTACCAATTCTAGGAATGCCTGTCTACAGTGATCAGCACCACAACATTAATCAGGGAAAGAAAGCGGGATATGCTTTGGGCCTGGATTACAGGAGTATTACGGTGGAAGAGTTGCGAGCACTGCTTCTTGAACTGATTGAGAATCGTAAATACGCAAATAACATAAAGAAGGCCTCAAAGGTGTTCCGCGATCGACCCCTTGGGGCTATGGACACGGCGATGTACTGGATTAACTATGTGATTGAGCACCATGGAGCTCCCCATCTGGTGGCAGCTGGCGTTGAACTTCCATGGTATCAATTCTACCTCCTGGACATTATCGTTCTTGGAATAGCTATCATTATTTTGCCAGTGATTGCTGTAATCTTTATATGGCGAATGAACTTTAAAACTAAGAGAGATTAA
- the LOC108069894 gene encoding UDP-glycosyltransferase UGT5 codes for MQFRSALHILLLSLVALQQLDLGAGSRILAAFFFPGKSHFMMTNAIIRELVKQGHEVTFITPFSLAKEKLGANYKEIVIPQYDFWPEIKEMTKKNTVLEMTDLPNHVFFRMVNVMGVHSTDFAFEQPEIQAVINEKNKVGKYDLLLAEQFFNEGALILGHLYQIPIITVSTFGNANYLSQLFGIVSPWSYVPHAYMPFTDRMSFLDRISNVAINAFEDLSREFSYYPGQDAVLRKHFSKLLDRVPTIKELERNISAILLNTYMPLASARPMAYNMIPVGGLHIQPPKELPEDLQKFLDGATHGAIYFSLGSQVRSADLPSEKLKIFLDVFGSLKQRVLWKFEDESLPNLPANVKVQSWLPQADILAHPNVKVFIAHGGLFGTQEAVYNGVPILGMPVYCDQHQNINQGKNAGYALGLDYRSVTEEELRGLLLELIENPKYANNIKKASRVFRDRPLGAMDTAMYWINYVIEHRGAPHLVAAGVELPWYQFYLLDIVGLALAIILLPIVALILICRSKSSKSKNTPSKKKAKKN; via the exons ATG CAATTCAGAAGTGCTTTGCACATCCTCCTCTTGAGCCTGGTGGCTCTTCAGCAACTGGACTTGGGTGCCGGCTCCCGCATCCTGGCAGCCTTCTTTTTCCCCGGAAAAAGCCATTTCATGATGACCAATGCCATCATCAGGGAACTCGTAAAACAAGGCCATGAAGTCACTTTCATCACTCCGTTCTCCTTAGCCAAGGAAAAGCTTGGAGCGAACTACAAGGAAATTGTGATTCCGCAATACGATTTTTGGCCAGAAA TTAAGGAgatgaccaaaaaaaacacCGTTTTGGAAATGACTGATTTGCCGAATCACGTATTCTTCAGGATGGTTAATGTGATGGGAGTGCACAGCACAGACTTTGCCTTCGAGCAGCCGGAAATTCAGGCAGTAATCAATGAAAAGAATAAGGTCGGCAAGTACGATCTTTTGCTGGCGGAGCAGTTCTTCAACGAGGGTGCCCTCATCCTGGGACACCTCTATCAGATCCCCATCATAACGGTTTCGACCTTTGGCAATGCCAACTACCTCAGCCAGTTGTTTGGAATAGTGTCTCCTTGGTCGTATGTCCCACATGCCTATATGCCATTCACAGATCGCATGTCATTTTTGGATCGAATTTCAAATGTTGCCATCAATGCCTTCGAGGATCTCAGCAGGGAGTTCTCTTACTACCCCGGTCAGGATGCCGTCTTAAGGAAACACTTCTCCAAACTGCTCGATAGAGTTCCGACCATAAAGGAACTAGAGCGAAACATCTCTGCTATCCTATTGAACACCTACATGCCACTGGCTTCGGCCAGACCCATGGCTTATAACATGATCCCTGTGGGTGGACTGCATATTCAGCCCCCGAAGGAATTGCCGGAGGACCTTCAGAAGTTCCTGGATGGAGCTACCCATGGAGCTATTTACTTCAGCTTGG GCTCCCAAGTACGCAGTGCCGATCTCCCTTCCGAAAAGCTTAAGATATTCCTGGACGTCTTTGGCAGTCTGAAACAGCGTGTTCTTTGGAAGTTCGAGGATGAATCTCTGCCCAATCTGCCGGCCAATGTGAAGGTGCAGAGTTGGTTACCTCAGGCCGACATTCTGGCGCATCCCAATGTGAAGGTGTTCATCGCCCATGGTGGACTCTTCGGAACTCAGGAAGCGGTATACAATGGAGTACCAATTCTAGGAATGCCTGTCTATTGTGATCAGCATCAGAATATTAATCAAGGAAAGAATGCGGGATATGCTTTGGGCCTGGACTACCGGAGTGTTACGGAGGAAGAGTTGCGAGGACTGCTTCTTGAACTGATTGAGAATCCCAAGTACGCTAATAACATAAAGAAGGCTTCGAGGGTGTTCCGCGATCGACCCCTTGGAGCTATGGATACGGCGATGTACTGGATCAACTATGTGATCGAGCACCGAGGAGCTCCTCATCTGGTGGCAGCTGGCGTGGAACTGCCCTGGTACCAATTCTACCTCCTGGACATTGTGGGCCTGGCTCTGGCTATCATTCTCCTGCCAATTGTGGCCCTGATCCTCATTTGCCGCAGCAAATCCTCCAAATCGAAGAACACTCCAAGTAagaagaaggccaagaagAATTAG
- the LOC108069834 gene encoding UDP-glycosyltransferase UGT5-like, protein MTFRILLDAFKSGVYILLLSLVALQQLDFGSSSRILAAFFFPGKSHFMMTNAIIRELVKQGHEVTFITPFTLAKENLGPNYREIVIPQYDFWPETKEITNTNSVLEMTDISSWTFIQLVNMMGIRSTDFAFEQPGVQELINEKNKAGKYDLLLAPQFYNEGALILGHLYQIPIITMSTLGFSNFFSQLVGIVSPWSYVPHGFMPYTDRMSPWERIGNVAISGAEDLIRQFSYYPQQNAILEKHFSHLLDRVPTVKELERNISVILLNNYVPLISPRPISFNMIPVGGLHIQPAKDLPVNLQKFLDDASHGVIYFSLGSQVRSADMPPEKLKIFLDVFGSLKQRVLWKFENESISNLPANVKVQSWLPQADILAHPNVKVFIAHGGLFGTQEAVYHGIPILGMPVYCDQHLNINLGERAGYALGLDYRKLTADELRKSLLELIENPKYRIKIKQASKVFRDRPLKAMDTAMYWINYVIEHRGAPHLVAAGVEMPWYQLYLLDMVGLALALILLPIVALILICRRSSSKSTGPPRRKTKKN, encoded by the exons ATGACCTTTAGAATTTTGTTGGATGCC tTTAAAAGTGGTGTGTACATCCTACTCTTGAGCCTGGTGGCACTTCAGCAACTGGACTTTGGATCTAGTTCCCGCATCCTGGCAGCCTTCTTCTTCCCCGGGAAAAGCCATTTCATGATGACCAATGCCATCATCAGGGAGCTGGTAAAGCAAGGACATGAAGTCACTTTCATCACACCTTTCACCTTGGCCAAGGAAAACCTCGGACCGAACTACAGGGAAATTGTGATCCCGCAATATGATTTCTGGCCAGAGA CCAAGGAGATAACGAACACCAACAGCGTGCTCGAGATGACCGATATATCGAGTTGGACCTTTATCCAGCTGGTCAATATGATGGGTATTCGTAGCACTGACTTTGCATTTGAACAGCCAGGAGTTCAGGAGTTAATCAATGAAAAGAATAAGGCTGGAAAGTACGATCTGCTGCTGGCACCGCAGTTCTACAACGAGGGAGCCCTCATCCTGGGACACCTCTATCAGATCCCCATCATAACCATGTCGACCCTGGGCTTTTCCAACTTCTTTAGCCAACTGGTTGGCATCGTTTCTCCGTGGTCCTATGTTCCCCATGGCTTTATGCCCTATACGGATCGCATGTCTCCGTGGGAGCGAATTGGAAATGTGGCCATCAGTGGTGCCGAGGATCTCATTAGGCAGTTCTCATATTATCCCCAGCAAAATGCCATTCTAGAAAAGCACTTCTCCCACTTGCTCGATAGAGTTCCCACCGTCAAAGAATTGGAGCGCAATATCTCAGTCATCCTGCTAAACAACTATGTGCCACTGATATCGCCCAGACCCATTTCCTTTAACATGATTCCAGTGGGCGGACTGCACATTCAACCTGCAAAGGATTTGCCTGTGAACCTGCAGAAATTCCTGGATGATGCTAGCCATGGAGTTATTTATTTCAGCTTGG GCTCCCAAGTTCGCAGTGCAGATATGCCACCCGAAAAACTGAAGATATTCCTGGACGTCTTTGGCAGTCTGAAACAGCGCGTTCTGTGGAAGTTCGAAAATGAATCTATTTCCAATCTGCCTGCCAATGTGAAGGTGCAGAGTTGGTTACCTCAGGCCGACATCCTGGCGCATCCCAATGTCAAGGTCTTCATTGCCCATGGTGGACTCTTTGGCACCCAGGAAGCAGTTTACCACGGAATACCAATTCTAGGAATGCCCGTCTACTGTGATCAGCATCTAAACATTAATCTGGGCGAAAGGGCAGGATATGCTTTGGGTCTGGACTACCGAAAACTAACTGCAGATGAGCTGCGGAAGTCACTGCTTGAGCTGATCGAAAATCCAAAGTATAGGATCAAaataaagcaggcttcaaaggTATTCCGCGATAGGCCCCTTAAAGCTATGGATACTGCGATGTACTGGATCAACTATGTGATCGAGCACCGAGGAGCTCCTCATTTGGTGGCAGCTGGCGTGGAGATGCCCTGGTACCAGCTCTACTTGCTGGACATGGTGGGCTTAGCTCTGGCACTTATCCTCTTGCCAATTGTGGCTCTAATCCTTATCTGCCGCAGGAGCTCCTCCAAATCAACAGGGCCTCCGAGAAGAAAGACCAAGAAGAATTAG
- the LOC108069850 gene encoding UDP-glycosyltransferase UGT5-like: MHFVTIFYLCLAGNLYTQLELAEGYKILAVYAYPGKSHFMMHNALIRELVESGHQVTMITAFSLEKEQLGSNYTEILIEPVYDYWQDVKMNFKAHHLFELTRLNHYDFLKMLEIIGVKTTEHALRQPKVQALINAKEKHGVFDLLLAEQFYQEAFLALAHVYKIPVVTTSTLMYESHMSQMMGLITPWSFVPHSFMPFTDRMTFLERVKNSYVSFYQDMDRLLNYFPKMDAVVREFFGPVLAEVPKVKQMEREISVMLLNSHAPLTTSRPTVDAMVPVGGMHIYPPKALPADMQEFLDGATEGAIFFSLGSNVQSKDMPVEMLRLFLQVFGSLKQRVLWKFEDESIRQLPENVMVRKWLPQADILAHRNVKVFITHGGLFGTQEGVHYAVPMLGIPIYCDQHLNINKAVLGGYAISLHFQSITEEILRESLLQLIHNTTYKENVQRASNIFRDRPLEPRKSAVYWIEYVIRHRGAPHMRSAGLDLNWFQFYLLDVVAFAGIIALSGILVLSLAIRLLMPSNSNKKQKKAKKI, from the exons atgCATTTTGTAACAATATTTTATCTCTGCCTAGCTGGAAATTTGTATACCCAGCTAGAGTTAGCTGAGGGATATAAAATACTAGCTGTGTATGCCTATCCAG GCAAATCTCATTTTATGATGCACAATGCATTGATAAGGGAACTCGTCGAAAGTGGCCATCAGGTGACTATGATAACGGCCTTTTCTCTGGAAAAAGAGCAGCTTGGCAGCAACTACACGGAAATTTTGATAGAACCGGTCTATGATTATTGGCAAGACG TTAAGATGAACTTTAAAGCCCACCACTTGTTTGAGTTGACTCGCTTGAACCACTATGATTTCCTAAAAATGCTGGAGATTATTGGGGTAAAGACAACGGAACATGCTCTACGACAGCCCAAGGTTCAGGCTCTCATTAATGCAAAGGAAAAGCATGGGGTCTTTGATCTTCTCCTCGCTGAACAGTTCTATCAGGAGGCCTTCTTGGCCCTGGCTCATGTCTACAAAATACCGGTGGTCACAACGAGTACATTGATGTATGAGAGCCACATGAGCCAGATGATGGGTCTGATTACCCCTTGGTCTTTTGTGCCTCACAGCTTTATGCCCTTCACCGATCGCATGACTTTCCTGGAAAGGGTTAAGAATTCATACGTTTCGTTCTACCAAGACATGGATAGGTTGCTCAACTATTTCCCAAAAATGGACGCCGTGGTCAGGGAGTTTTTTGGGCCCGTTTTGG CTGAGGTGCCAAAGGTCAAGCAAATGGAACGGGAAATCTCAGTGATGTTGCTCAACAGTCACGCCCCGCTGACCACGTCACGTCCCACGGTGGATGCCATGGTGCCGGTGGGCGGCATGCACATCTATCCCCCAAAAGCTCTGCCGGCTGACATGCAGGAGTTTTTAGATGGGGCCACCGAGGGGGCTATCTTCTTCAGCCTGGGCAGCAATGTCCAGAGCAAGGATATGCCCGTGGAGATGCTGCGCCTGTTCCTGCAGGTATTCGGTTCCCTCAAACAGCGGGTGCTGTGGAAATTCGAGGACGAGAGCATTCGCCAGTTGCCGGAAAATGTGATGGTGCGGAAGTGGCTGCCCCAGGCGGATATTCTCGCCCATCGCAACGTGAAGGTTTTCATCACCCACGGCGGACTGTTTGGAACCCAGGAGGGAGTTCACTATGCTGTTCCAATGCTGGGCATACCCATCTACTGTGATCAG CACCTGAATATAAACAAAGCGGTTTTGGGTGGCTACGCCATCAGCCTGCACTTTCAGTCGATTACCGAGGAGATCCTCCGAGAATCCCTGCTCCAACTAATTCACAATACCACCTATAAGGAGAACGTTCAGAGGGCCTCGAACATATTTCGCGATCGTCCGCTGGAGCCGCGAAAAAGTGCCGTCTATTGGATCGAATATGTCATCCGACATCGGGGTGCTCCGCACATGCGATCCGCAGGCCTCGATCTCAACTGGTTCCAATTCTATTTGCTGGATGTGGTGGCTTTTGCGGGCATCATTGCCTTGAGTGGAATTCTGGTCCTCTCGTTGGCTATTAGATTGTTAATgcccagcaacagcaacaaaaaacagaagaaggctaagaaaatttaa